The Saccharothrix variisporea genome has a segment encoding these proteins:
- a CDS encoding ketoacyl-ACP synthase III family protein, which translates to MRYDDLHLAGLGWFHPKTVSVDEAVADGRCEPAAAQRTRTKRVAIAGPEDSQPDMAVRAGKQALLRSGHRPEDVDLLLHAVANYNGLDGWNAASYVQHRVLGRAGVSYQVGQLSNGGVASIQLAAAYLGEGRAAVITAADKFTEPAWNRWRSSAGLLFADGASAAVLSRKGGFARVLSAVTVSDPELEGLQRGNQPFYDYADPAQYPVELEARTLEFSDVLPLDESGPRRARGMVRAAKQALEEADTAFEDIRRFVAPNFGYELMRLSCLVPLGIELERTTWEWGSTVGHTGAADQFAALSHLVETRAVEPGDRVMVVGVGGGFNWTAVVVEVSSVPDWSER; encoded by the coding sequence GTGCGCTACGACGACCTCCACCTCGCCGGCCTCGGGTGGTTCCACCCCAAGACGGTGTCGGTGGACGAGGCGGTGGCCGACGGCCGCTGTGAACCGGCCGCCGCCCAACGCACCCGGACCAAGCGCGTCGCCATCGCCGGGCCGGAGGACAGCCAGCCGGACATGGCCGTGCGGGCGGGCAAGCAGGCGCTGCTGCGTTCCGGGCACCGGCCCGAGGACGTGGACCTGCTCCTGCACGCCGTCGCCAACTACAACGGGCTCGACGGCTGGAACGCCGCGTCCTACGTCCAGCACCGCGTCCTCGGCCGGGCCGGCGTGTCCTACCAGGTCGGGCAGCTGTCCAACGGCGGTGTCGCGTCCATCCAGCTCGCCGCGGCCTACCTCGGCGAGGGGCGTGCCGCCGTGATCACCGCGGCCGACAAGTTCACCGAGCCCGCCTGGAACCGGTGGCGCTCCAGCGCGGGCCTGCTGTTCGCCGATGGCGCCTCGGCGGCGGTGCTGTCCCGCAAGGGCGGCTTCGCCCGCGTCCTGTCGGCGGTCACCGTGTCCGACCCGGAACTGGAGGGCCTCCAGCGCGGCAACCAGCCGTTCTACGACTACGCCGACCCCGCGCAGTACCCGGTGGAGCTGGAGGCGCGGACGCTGGAGTTCTCCGACGTCCTGCCGCTGGACGAGAGCGGACCGCGCCGGGCCCGGGGCATGGTCCGCGCGGCGAAGCAGGCGCTGGAGGAGGCGGACACGGCCTTCGAGGACATCCGCCGGTTCGTCGCGCCGAACTTCGGCTACGAGCTGATGCGCCTGTCCTGCCTGGTGCCGCTGGGCATCGAGCTGGAGCGGACCACGTGGGAGTGGGGCAGCACGGTCGGCCACACCGGCGCGGCCGACCAGTTCGCGGCCCTGAGCCACCTGGTCGAGACCCGGGCCGTCGAGCCGGGCGACCGGGTGATGGTGGTGGGCGTGGGCGGCGGGTTCAACTGGACGGCGGTGGTCGTGGAGGTCAGCTCCGTGCCGGACTGGTCAGAACGCTGA
- a CDS encoding AfsR/SARP family transcriptional regulator, which yields MRFSVLGPLAVHGAGERRVPSAMMPQRLLALLLLNANRTVSTGTIVDELWGENPPKRARRTVQTYVYQLRRALEPDGGGLVETHPHGYALRLPEDGLDLWRFERLAAAGQDALRAEDAAGAARLLAGALELWTGTPLEGLHAGPVLEARRVQLADRRLVVLEQRIEADLACGRHLALLPELAALVAEHPSYEEFTAQLMVAAQRAGRRGEALNAYLRLRRHLVDQLGVEPSARLQALHRDLLADLPAPGHGVVPAQLPFAIGDFVGRGEELARVGDVLRSGGERRVVPLVAVIGPAGIGKTTFAVQAGHDARDAFPDGQLVAQLHDAEDRPVAPADVLRSFLMALGVPVERQPAEVGDRAQLFRSLVADRRVLVLLDDAASVDQVLPLLPGGRGCAALLTSRVRLRGLPVTSTVELGPLPADDAVALLTAVIGARRAATDPDQAHRIVGLCDRSPLAVRVAAEKLLSRPVWPLRKLADRLAVEPGRLAELQTGALSLRDRLHSARTRLSRFEQHSLATLCTTFGPGRFDITSAADLLGIPESAVEKLMEALVDAHLLDIVGVKPSGTAWFRFPDLLRLDVADRAGTRSATSAVSVLTSPARS from the coding sequence ATGCGCTTCTCGGTGCTCGGACCGCTGGCAGTGCACGGGGCGGGTGAGCGGCGCGTGCCGAGCGCGATGATGCCGCAACGCCTGCTGGCGCTGCTGCTGCTCAACGCCAACCGGACCGTGTCCACCGGCACGATCGTCGACGAGCTGTGGGGCGAGAACCCGCCCAAGCGGGCCAGGCGGACCGTGCAGACCTACGTGTACCAGCTCCGGCGGGCGTTGGAGCCGGACGGCGGGGGCCTGGTCGAGACCCACCCGCACGGCTACGCGTTGCGCCTGCCGGAGGACGGGCTGGACCTGTGGCGGTTCGAACGGCTGGCCGCCGCCGGTCAGGACGCGCTGCGCGCCGAGGACGCCGCGGGGGCGGCGCGGCTGCTGGCCGGCGCGCTGGAGCTGTGGACCGGGACGCCGCTGGAGGGTCTCCACGCGGGTCCGGTGCTGGAGGCCCGGCGGGTGCAGTTGGCCGACCGCCGGCTGGTCGTCCTGGAGCAGCGGATCGAAGCCGACCTGGCGTGCGGTCGGCACCTCGCGTTGCTGCCGGAGCTGGCCGCGCTGGTGGCGGAGCACCCGTCCTACGAGGAGTTCACCGCCCAGCTCATGGTCGCGGCCCAGCGCGCGGGACGGCGCGGCGAGGCGCTCAACGCCTACCTCCGGCTGCGCCGCCACCTCGTGGACCAGCTCGGGGTCGAGCCGTCCGCACGGCTCCAGGCGCTGCACCGGGACCTGCTGGCCGACCTGCCGGCACCCGGTCACGGGGTCGTGCCCGCCCAGTTGCCGTTCGCGATCGGGGACTTCGTCGGGCGCGGGGAGGAGCTGGCCCGCGTCGGGGACGTGCTGCGGTCGGGCGGTGAGCGGCGGGTCGTGCCGCTGGTCGCGGTGATCGGACCGGCGGGCATCGGCAAGACGACGTTCGCGGTCCAGGCGGGCCACGACGCCCGGGACGCCTTCCCGGACGGGCAGCTCGTCGCCCAGTTGCACGACGCCGAGGACCGACCGGTGGCGCCGGCGGACGTGCTGCGCTCGTTCCTGATGGCGTTGGGCGTGCCGGTGGAACGACAGCCCGCCGAGGTCGGCGACCGCGCGCAGTTGTTCCGCAGCCTGGTCGCCGACCGCCGGGTGCTGGTCCTGCTGGACGACGCCGCGTCCGTCGACCAGGTGCTGCCGCTGCTGCCGGGCGGTCGGGGGTGCGCCGCGCTGCTCACCTCGCGGGTGCGGCTGCGCGGGCTGCCCGTGACCTCGACGGTCGAACTCGGGCCGCTGCCGGCCGACGACGCCGTGGCGCTGCTGACCGCCGTGATCGGCGCACGGCGAGCGGCCACCGACCCCGACCAGGCCCACCGCATCGTCGGCCTCTGCGACCGGTCACCGCTGGCGGTGCGGGTGGCGGCGGAAAAGCTGCTGTCCCGCCCGGTGTGGCCGCTGCGCAAGCTCGCCGACCGCCTGGCCGTCGAACCGGGACGACTGGCGGAACTGCAAACCGGCGCGCTGTCCCTGCGCGACCGCCTCCACTCGGCCCGCACCCGCCTGTCCCGGTTCGAACAGCACTCGCTGGCGACCCTGTGCACGACCTTCGGCCCCGGCCGCTTCGACATCACCTCGGCCGCCGACCTGCTGGGCATCCCGGAGTCCGCCGTGGAGAAGCTGATGGAGGCCCTGGTGGACGCCCACCTGCTGGACATCGTGGGCGTCAAGCCATCGGGTACCGCCTGGTTCCGCTTCCCGGACCTCCTGCGACTGGACGTGGCGGACCGGGCCGGTACCCGATCCGCCACGTCGGCGGTCAGCGTTCTGACCAGTCCGGCACGGAGCTGA
- a CDS encoding BlaI/MecI/CopY family transcriptional regulator → MRGALERDVLKVLWSASSPMSARDVRERVNVSRPAPLAHTTVTTVLRRLVAKGAVARREIGGRFVYEATSENAAGLAVRRVVAEHGDAALEEFLRLADEHPALRHRVRSLLGPARPVVEPAPEARSWTEVYLGPSDDRTPDDWTRWITDQSTGDVGGT, encoded by the coding sequence GTGCGCGGAGCACTGGAACGAGACGTCCTGAAGGTCCTGTGGTCCGCGTCCAGCCCCATGAGCGCCCGTGACGTGCGGGAACGGGTCAACGTGAGCCGACCGGCACCCCTTGCCCACACGACGGTCACGACGGTCCTGCGGCGGCTGGTCGCGAAGGGCGCGGTGGCGCGCCGCGAGATCGGCGGCCGGTTCGTCTACGAAGCAACCTCGGAGAACGCGGCCGGGCTCGCGGTGCGCCGGGTCGTCGCGGAGCACGGGGACGCGGCCCTGGAGGAGTTCCTGCGCCTCGCCGACGAGCACCCGGCACTGCGCCACCGGGTCCGGTCCCTGCTCGGCCCCGCACGGCCGGTCGTGGAGCCGGCACCCGAGGCCCGCTCGTGGACGGAGGTCTACCTCGGACCATCCGACGACCGGACGCCCGACGACTGGACCCGCTGGATCACCGATCAGTCCACAGGGGACGTGGGGGGAACGTGA